One genomic segment of Oncorhynchus kisutch isolate 150728-3 linkage group LG15, Okis_V2, whole genome shotgun sequence includes these proteins:
- the LOC109879196 gene encoding G-protein coupled receptor 151-like has product MDKLPRVNLTAANSSTVDRLHPSFIEHGSYQHLCVLVPVILGVICVLGLASTLTAMGILISNAHRGKLSLINALILNLLFADGLVLAFALPFRAAAFSKPSWTLGWTVCKTCDWFLQSCMAAKSFTVAVLAKACYRYVSNPTKQVSIHLRSILLVMWFLWLSACSAPIPTWLFSSLQRETRGLVCVQVVPPEAQDFMSVYVKAYPLGVFCAPLSFALLYLWRVYGQCQRRCSKTQNLRTQIRSRKLTLMLFSLTVAMTTLWLPQWVVWVWERHAAEREAQGPGEGGSFVIFSPPLLLSLSALLLTFFLSLVNPLIVLSLSEEFREGYRGLWRRLTLRKHTLSNPKPGPHAPTAPQSPCPRPETSGQPRGGDGGLGSIPCQGTTVDPQPQMEQGRVGEAEDEAEGESPRDGIVLLDVEQFWHERETGSMTEENDPIPWEHQEGAPTEGRK; this is encoded by the coding sequence ATGGATAAACTGCCAAGGGTGAACCTAACGGCTGCTAACAGCTCTACTGTGGACCGGCTTCATCCTTCCTTCATCGAGCATGGTTCCTACCAGCATCTGTGTGTCCTCGTGCCTGTCATCCTGGGGGTGATCTGTGTCCTTGGGCTGGCCAGTACCCTCACAGCCATGGGCATCCTGATCTCCAACGCCCACCGTGGGAAACTATCCCTTATCAACGCTCTCATCCTCAACCTGCTGTTTGCCGATGGCCTTGTCCTGGCATTCGCCCTCCCGTTCCGCGCTGCTGCCTTTTCCAAACCCAGTTGGACGCTTGGTTGGACAGTGTGCAAGACCTGTGATTGGTTCCTGCAGAGCTGCATGGCTGCGAAGAGTTTTACCGTAGCGGTGTTGGCTAAGGCTTGTTACCGTTACGTCTCTAACCCGACTAAACAGGTCAGCATCCATCTACGCTCCATCCTATTGGTGATGTGGTTCCTCTGGCTGTCTGCCTGCTCCGCTCCCATCCCTACCTGGCTGTTCTcttcactgcagagagagacccgGGGGCTGGTGTGTGTGCAGGTGGTTCCCCCCGAAGCGCAGGACTTCATGTCGGTCTACGTCAAGGCATACCCCCTGGGTGTGTTCTGTGCCCCTTTGAGTTTTGCCCTGCTGTATTTATGGCGGGTGTATGGGCAGTGCCAGCGGCGCTGTAGTAAGACCCAGAACCTCCGAACGCAGATCAGATCCAGGAAGCTCACTCTGATGCTATTCAGTCTGACGGTAGCCATGACAACACTGTGGCTGCCGCAGTGGGTGGTCTGGGTGTGGGAGCGGCACGCCGCGGAGCGAGAGGCACAGGGACCGGGAGAGGGAGGATCCTTTGtcatcttctctccccctctcctcctctccctctccgccCTGCtcctcactttctttctctccctggtGAACCCCCTcattgtcctctctctgtcagaggaGTTCAGAGAGGGTTACAGAGGTCTGTGGAGGCGCCTTACTCTTCGTAAACACACCCTGTCCAACCCCAAGCCTGGCCCCCATGCACCCactgccccccagtccccctGCCCGCGACCGGAGACCTCAGGCCAGCCGAGGGGAGGAGACGGAGGCCTAGGCTCCATCCCTTGCCAGGGGACGACAGTTGATCCCCAACCCCAGATGGAGCAGGGCAGAGTGGGAGAGGCGGAGgatgaggcagagggagagagcccTCGGGATGGGATCGTGCTGCTAGACGTGGAGCAGTTTtggcatgagagagagacaggctccATGACAGAAGAGAATGATCCCATACCCTGGGAGCACCAGGAGGGAGCACCAACCGAAGGGAGGAAGtga